One uncultured Gellertiella sp. genomic window carries:
- the infB gene encoding translation initiation factor IF-2: MTDNKDDKTISVAGKKTLTLKPSGVNQGTVRQDMGRGRTKAVVVETRKRRPHRPEDDKPVIQPIVTPAASAAAPAAQAPRSGSPAAPQAPRPPQQAPRGAQQPQRPNQPQRPYEQRNDRDTSNHRSGGAVLNRLSAGEMEARRRALADAQVRDAEDARRRAEDEVRRRAEEAARIAAEREDALRLAAEAAARGPEEAGAAPEAAATPVTTQIVTPAIRMDGPVRRLNDSRQQAARPGAAAPAEVPPVAGVPPRGRKVDVEEEDDRKPARPGAGPVRKVVRPEPAKPARVKTEEERRRGKLTVTAAGLDEDGTPRGRSLSAMRRRQEKFRRSQMQETREKVIREVILPETITIQELSQRMSERSVDVIKFLMKEGQMMKPGDVIDADLAELIAVEFGHTVKRVSESDIELGIFNVNDEEGELVSRPPVVTIMGHVDHGKTSLLDAIRHANVVAGEAGGITQHIGAYQVEHNGQKITFIDTPGHAAFTAMRARGAQATDIAILVVAADDSVMPQTIESINHAKAAGVPIIVAINKVDKPNADPQKVRTQLLQHEVFVESMGGEVLDVEVSAKARTNLDKLLEAVLLQAEILDLKANPNRTAEGTVIEAELDRGRGSVATVLIQKGTLRPGQIIVAGDQWGRVRALINDKGEHVKEAGPAMPVEVLGLSGTPAAGDRFAAVENESRAREIAEYRQRLARDKAAARQSGSRGSLEQMMTQLQTSGVKEFPLVIKGDVQGSIEAIAGALDKLGTDEVRARIVHSGAGGITESDVSLAEASNAAIIGFNVRANAQARTLAEREGIEIRYYNIIYDLVDDVKAAMSGLLSPERRETFLGNAEIMEVFNITKVGKVAGCRVIDGKVERGVGVRLIRDNVVIHEGKLKTLKRFKDEVSEVHMGQDCGMAFENYEDIRAGDTIECFRVEHITRTL, from the coding sequence ATGACCGACAACAAAGACGACAAGACAATCAGCGTAGCGGGAAAAAAGACCCTGACCCTGAAGCCATCAGGGGTGAACCAGGGGACCGTGCGCCAGGATATGGGTCGGGGTCGAACCAAGGCGGTTGTGGTGGAAACCCGCAAGCGCCGTCCGCACCGTCCTGAAGACGACAAGCCCGTCATCCAGCCGATCGTGACGCCGGCAGCATCGGCTGCCGCGCCCGCAGCACAGGCCCCGCGCAGCGGAAGCCCGGCAGCGCCTCAGGCCCCGCGCCCGCCGCAGCAGGCTCCGCGCGGTGCCCAGCAGCCGCAGCGCCCGAACCAGCCGCAGCGTCCCTACGAGCAGCGCAACGACCGTGACACTAGCAACCACCGCAGCGGCGGTGCCGTGCTGAACCGGCTTTCTGCCGGCGAGATGGAAGCCCGTCGCCGGGCGCTTGCCGATGCGCAGGTTCGCGATGCCGAGGATGCACGGCGCCGTGCCGAGGACGAGGTCCGCCGTCGCGCCGAAGAGGCGGCCCGGATTGCTGCCGAACGCGAGGATGCCCTGCGTCTTGCTGCCGAAGCCGCAGCCCGCGGCCCCGAGGAGGCCGGTGCCGCGCCGGAAGCTGCCGCAACGCCGGTTACCACCCAGATCGTCACGCCTGCCATCCGCATGGATGGCCCGGTCCGCCGCCTGAACGACAGCCGCCAGCAGGCCGCCCGTCCGGGTGCTGCGGCCCCTGCCGAAGTGCCGCCGGTTGCCGGTGTGCCGCCGCGCGGCCGCAAGGTCGACGTGGAAGAAGAAGACGACCGCAAGCCCGCCCGTCCGGGCGCCGGCCCGGTGCGCAAGGTGGTTCGTCCGGAACCTGCCAAGCCCGCCCGCGTCAAGACCGAGGAAGAGCGTCGGCGTGGCAAGCTGACCGTCACCGCCGCAGGCCTCGACGAGGACGGCACGCCGCGTGGCCGTTCGCTGTCGGCCATGCGCCGCCGCCAGGAAAAGTTCCGCCGCAGCCAGATGCAGGAAACCCGTGAAAAGGTCATCCGCGAAGTCATCCTGCCGGAAACCATCACCATCCAGGAACTGTCGCAGCGCATGTCCGAACGGTCGGTCGATGTGATCAAGTTCCTGATGAAGGAAGGGCAGATGATGAAGCCGGGCGACGTCATCGACGCCGATCTGGCCGAACTGATCGCGGTCGAATTCGGCCATACGGTCAAGCGCGTTTCGGAATCCGACATCGAACTCGGCATCTTCAACGTCAATGATGAGGAAGGCGAACTGGTCTCCCGTCCGCCCGTCGTCACCATCATGGGTCACGTCGACCACGGCAAGACCTCGCTGCTCGACGCCATCCGCCACGCCAATGTGGTGGCCGGGGAAGCCGGTGGCATCACCCAGCATATCGGTGCCTATCAGGTCGAGCACAACGGCCAGAAGATCACCTTCATCGACACCCCCGGCCACGCCGCCTTTACCGCGATGCGTGCCCGTGGTGCGCAGGCAACCGACATCGCCATCCTGGTGGTGGCCGCCGATGACAGCGTGATGCCGCAGACGATCGAATCGATCAACCATGCCAAGGCGGCCGGCGTGCCGATCATCGTGGCGATCAACAAGGTCGACAAGCCGAACGCCGATCCGCAGAAGGTCCGCACCCAGCTGCTCCAGCACGAAGTGTTCGTTGAAAGCATGGGCGGTGAAGTGCTTGACGTCGAAGTGTCGGCCAAGGCCCGCACCAATCTCGACAAGCTGCTCGAAGCCGTGCTGCTGCAGGCCGAAATCCTCGACCTCAAGGCCAATCCGAACCGCACGGCGGAAGGCACGGTCATCGAAGCCGAGCTCGACCGTGGCCGTGGCTCGGTCGCGACCGTCCTCATCCAGAAGGGCACGCTGCGCCCCGGCCAGATCATCGTGGCCGGTGACCAGTGGGGCCGCGTGCGCGCCCTGATCAACGACAAGGGCGAACATGTGAAGGAAGCGGGTCCGGCCATGCCGGTGGAAGTGCTCGGACTGTCCGGCACGCCCGCCGCCGGTGACCGTTTCGCCGCCGTCGAAAACGAAAGCCGCGCCCGCGAAATCGCCGAATACCGCCAGCGTCTGGCCCGCGACAAGGCCGCCGCACGCCAGTCCGGTTCGCGCGGTTCGCTGGAACAGATGATGACCCAGCTCCAGACCTCCGGCGTCAAGGAATTCCCGCTGGTGATCAAGGGCGACGTGCAGGGCTCGATTGAAGCCATTGCCGGTGCGCTGGACAAGCTCGGCACCGACGAAGTCCGGGCCCGCATCGTGCATTCCGGTGCAGGCGGGATCACCGAGTCCGACGTCTCGCTGGCCGAGGCCTCGAATGCGGCGATCATCGGCTTCAACGTTCGTGCCAATGCCCAGGCCCGCACGCTCGCCGAGCGGGAAGGCATCGAAATCCGCTACTACAACATCATCTACGATCTGGTGGATGACGTGAAGGCAGCAATGTCCGGCCTGCTGTCGCCGGAACGCCGCGAAACCTTCCTCGGCAATGCCGAGATCATGGAAGTCTTCAACATCACCAAGGTCGGCAAGGTCGCCGGCTGCCGGGTCATCGACGGCAAGGTCGAACGCGGCGTTGGCGTCCGCCTCATCCGCGACAACGTGGTCATCCACGAAGGCAAGCTCAAGACGCTCAAGCGCTTCAAGGACGAAGTCTCCGAAGTGCACATGGGCCAGGATTGCGGCATGGCCTTCGAAAACTACGAGGATATCCGCGCGGGCGATACCATCGAGTGCTTCCGCGTCGAGCATATTACCCGCACGCTGTAA
- the rpsO gene encoding 30S ribosomal protein S15 produces MSITAERKAALIKEYATVEGDTGSPEVQVALLTERINNLTGHFKDHKKDNHSRRGLLAMVSSRRSLLDYLKKKDESRYSKLIAALGIRR; encoded by the coding sequence ATGTCGATCACTGCTGAGCGCAAGGCTGCGCTGATCAAGGAATATGCAACGGTTGAAGGCGACACCGGTTCGCCGGAAGTTCAGGTTGCCCTGCTCACCGAGCGGATCAACAACCTGACCGGCCATTTCAAGGACCACAAGAAGGATAACCATTCCCGCCGTGGTCTTCTGGCGATGGTTTCGAGCCGCCGCTCGCTTCTTGACTACCTCAAGAAGAAGGACGAATCCCGTTACAGCAAGCTGATTGCTGCTCTCGGTATCCGCCGCTAA
- the nusA gene encoding transcription termination factor NusA yields MAVSANRLELLQIADAVAREKVIDREIVLAAMADAIQKAARSRYGSESNIRADINSKTGEIRLQRLLEVVEHAEDYSTQIPLLLARDRNPDAKLGDFIADPLPPMDFGRIAAQSAKQVIVQKVREAERDRQFDEFKDRVGEIVNGTVKRVEYGNVIVDLGRGEGIIRRDEMIPREAMRYGDRVRAFVYDVRREQRGPQIFLSRTHPQFMVKLFTMEVPEIYDGIIQIKSVARDPGSRAKIAVISNDSSIDPVGACVGMRGSRVQAVVGELQGEKIDIIPWSQDPATFVVNALQPAEVAKVVLDEDAERIEVVVPDEQLSLAIGRRGQNVRLASQLTGWDIDIMTEQEESERRQKEFNERTTLFMDALDVDEMVGQVLASEGFAAVEDLAYVDLSEIASIDGFDEETADEIQTRAREFLERIEAEMDARRTELGVADELREIDGMTSQMMVALGEDGIKTIEDFAGCAADDLVGWSERKNGETKKFEGLFSKIDISRVEAENMILQARLAAGWITEEEVAALAEGQEEVSEDETGEDA; encoded by the coding sequence ATGGCAGTCAGTGCGAACCGGCTTGAACTTCTGCAGATCGCGGATGCAGTGGCGCGCGAAAAGGTCATCGACCGCGAGATCGTGCTTGCCGCAATGGCCGATGCCATTCAGAAGGCGGCCCGCTCGCGCTATGGCAGCGAGAGCAACATCCGCGCCGACATCAATTCCAAGACCGGCGAAATCCGCCTGCAGCGCCTGCTCGAGGTGGTCGAACACGCCGAGGACTACTCGACGCAGATCCCGCTGCTGCTGGCGCGTGACCGCAACCCGGATGCCAAGCTCGGCGATTTCATTGCCGATCCGCTGCCGCCGATGGATTTCGGCCGCATCGCCGCCCAGTCCGCCAAGCAGGTGATCGTGCAGAAGGTGCGCGAGGCCGAGCGTGACCGGCAGTTCGACGAGTTCAAGGACCGCGTCGGCGAAATCGTCAACGGCACTGTCAAGCGCGTCGAATATGGCAATGTCATCGTCGATCTCGGCCGTGGCGAAGGCATCATCCGCCGCGACGAAATGATCCCGCGCGAAGCCATGCGCTACGGCGACCGTGTGCGCGCCTTCGTCTATGACGTGCGCCGCGAGCAGCGCGGCCCGCAGATCTTCCTGTCACGCACCCATCCGCAGTTCATGGTCAAGCTTTTCACCATGGAAGTGCCGGAAATCTATGACGGCATCATCCAGATCAAGTCGGTCGCCCGTGATCCCGGCTCGCGCGCCAAGATCGCCGTGATCTCCAACGACAGTTCGATCGATCCGGTCGGGGCCTGCGTCGGCATGCGCGGCAGCCGCGTTCAGGCTGTCGTCGGCGAATTGCAGGGCGAAAAGATCGACATCATTCCGTGGAGCCAGGATCCGGCGACCTTCGTCGTCAATGCCCTGCAGCCCGCCGAAGTCGCCAAGGTGGTGCTCGACGAGGATGCCGAGCGGATCGAAGTCGTAGTGCCCGACGAACAGCTGTCGCTGGCCATCGGCCGTCGCGGCCAGAACGTTCGCCTCGCCTCGCAGCTGACCGGCTGGGACATCGACATCATGACCGAACAGGAAGAAAGCGAGCGCCGCCAGAAGGAATTCAACGAGCGCACCACCCTGTTCATGGATGCCCTCGATGTCGACGAGATGGTCGGCCAGGTGCTTGCTTCGGAAGGCTTTGCCGCCGTCGAGGACCTTGCCTATGTCGACCTGTCGGAAATCGCCTCGATTGACGGTTTCGACGAGGAAACCGCCGACGAGATCCAGACCCGCGCCCGCGAATTCCTGGAGCGGATCGAAGCCGAAATGGATGCAAGGCGCACGGAACTCGGCGTGGCCGACGAGCTGCGCGAGATCGACGGCATGACCTCGCAGATGATGGTTGCCCTCGGCGAGGACGGCATCAAGACCATCGAGGACTTCGCCGGCTGTGCCGCCGACGACCTGGTCGGCTGGAGCGAGCGCAAGAACGGCGAGACCAAGAAGTTCGAGGGCCTGTTCTCGAAGATCGACATTTCGCGCGTCGAGGCGGAAAACATGATCCTGCAGGCCCGTCTTGCGGCCGGCTGGATCACCGAGGAAGAAGTCGCGGCCCTGGCGGAAGGCCAGGAAGAGGTGAGCGAAGACGAGACCGGCGAGGACGCATGA
- the pnp gene encoding polyribonucleotide nucleotidyltransferase: MFDIHTVEIEWAGRPLKLETGKVARQADGAVIATYGETVVLATVVSAKSPKPGQDFFPLTVNYQEKTYAAGKIPGGYFKREGRPSENETLVSRLIDRPIRPLFPEGYKNDTQVVVTVLQHDLENNPDILSLVATSAALTLSGVPFMGPVGGARVGYINGEYVLNPHLDEMDESSLDLVVAGTGEAVLMVESEARELPEDVMLGAVMFGHRGFQPVIDAIIKLAEVAAKEPRDFTPEDHSALEGEMLALAEAELRDAYKITQKAERYKAVDAVKAKVKAHFLPAEGEARYSAEEVGSVFKHLQAKIVRWNILDTKSRIDGRSLDTVRPILSEVGILPRTHGSALFTRGETQAIVVATLGTGEDEQYVDSLTGMYKERFMLHYNFPPYSVGETGRMGSPGRREIGHGKLAWRAIRPMLPGAEQFPYTLRVVSEITESNGSSSMATVCGTSLALMDAGVPLAKPVAGIAMGLIKEDERFAVLSDILGDEDHLGDMDFKVAGTEAGVTSLQMDIKIEGITEEIMGIALNQAKGGRLHILGEMAKAITEGRSQLGEFAPRIEVMNIPVDKIREVIGSGGKVIREIVEKTGAKINIEDDGTVKIASSSGKEIEAARKWIHSIVAEPEVGAIYEGTVVKTADFGAFVNFFGARDGLVHISQLASERVAKTTDVVKEGDKVWVKLMGFDERGKVRLSMKVVDQATGKEVAEKKREDGEAAE; this comes from the coding sequence ATGTTTGATATCCATACTGTTGAAATCGAGTGGGCAGGCCGCCCGCTGAAGCTTGAAACCGGCAAGGTCGCCCGTCAGGCCGACGGCGCCGTGATCGCCACCTATGGCGAGACCGTGGTTCTGGCGACCGTCGTGTCCGCCAAGTCGCCGAAGCCCGGCCAGGACTTCTTTCCGCTGACGGTCAACTACCAGGAAAAGACCTATGCAGCCGGCAAGATCCCCGGTGGCTATTTCAAGCGCGAAGGCCGTCCGAGCGAGAACGAAACGCTGGTGTCGCGCCTCATCGACCGCCCGATCCGCCCGCTGTTCCCGGAAGGCTACAAGAACGACACCCAGGTGGTGGTCACCGTTCTCCAGCACGACCTTGAAAACAATCCCGACATCCTGTCGCTGGTTGCCACCTCGGCAGCCCTGACGCTGTCCGGCGTTCCCTTCATGGGCCCGGTCGGCGGCGCGCGCGTCGGCTATATCAACGGCGAATATGTGCTGAACCCGCATCTCGACGAGATGGACGAATCGAGCCTCGACCTCGTGGTTGCCGGCACCGGCGAAGCCGTGCTGATGGTCGAATCGGAAGCCCGGGAACTGCCGGAAGACGTGATGCTCGGCGCCGTCATGTTCGGTCATCGCGGCTTCCAGCCGGTGATCGACGCGATCATCAAGCTGGCCGAAGTGGCTGCCAAGGAACCGCGCGACTTCACCCCGGAAGATCATTCTGCCCTCGAAGGCGAAATGCTGGCCCTGGCCGAAGCCGAACTGCGCGACGCCTACAAGATCACCCAGAAGGCTGAACGCTACAAGGCGGTCGATGCCGTCAAGGCCAAGGTCAAGGCCCACTTCCTGCCCGCCGAAGGCGAAGCCCGCTATTCGGCTGAAGAAGTCGGCTCGGTGTTCAAGCACCTGCAGGCGAAGATCGTTCGCTGGAACATTCTCGACACCAAGAGCCGTATCGATGGCCGCAGCCTCGACACCGTTCGCCCGATCCTGTCGGAAGTCGGCATCCTGCCGCGCACCCATGGTTCGGCCCTCTTCACCCGTGGCGAAACCCAGGCAATCGTGGTTGCCACGCTCGGCACCGGCGAAGACGAGCAGTATGTCGACAGCCTGACCGGCATGTACAAGGAGCGCTTCATGCTCCACTACAACTTCCCTCCCTACTCCGTCGGTGAAACCGGCCGCATGGGCTCCCCGGGCCGCCGCGAAATCGGCCATGGCAAGCTCGCCTGGCGCGCCATTCGCCCGATGCTGCCAGGTGCCGAGCAGTTCCCCTACACGCTGCGCGTCGTCTCGGAAATCACCGAATCGAACGGCTCCTCCTCGATGGCAACCGTCTGCGGCACCTCGCTGGCGCTGATGGATGCCGGCGTGCCGCTGGCAAAGCCGGTGGCCGGTATCGCCATGGGCCTGATCAAGGAAGACGAGCGTTTCGCCGTTCTCTCCGACATCCTCGGCGATGAAGATCACCTCGGCGACATGGACTTCAAGGTGGCCGGAACGGAAGCGGGCGTCACCTCGCTGCAGATGGACATCAAGATCGAAGGCATCACCGAAGAGATCATGGGCATCGCGCTCAACCAGGCCAAGGGCGGCCGTCTCCACATCCTCGGCGAAATGGCCAAGGCGATCACCGAAGGCCGTTCGCAGCTCGGCGAATTCGCCCCGCGCATCGAAGTGATGAACATTCCGGTCGACAAGATCCGCGAAGTCATCGGTTCGGGCGGCAAGGTCATCCGCGAAATCGTCGAAAAGACCGGCGCGAAGATCAACATCGAAGACGACGGCACCGTCAAGATTGCCTCGTCCTCGGGCAAGGAAATCGAAGCGGCCCGCAAGTGGATCCACTCGATCGTTGCCGAGCCGGAAGTGGGGGCCATCTATGAAGGCACCGTGGTGAAGACCGCCGATTTCGGCGCCTTCGTCAACTTCTTCGGCGCCCGCGACGGCCTCGTCCACATCTCGCAGCTCGCCTCCGAGCGCGTCGCCAAGACCACCGACGTGGTCAAGGAAGGCGACAAGGTCTGGGTCAAGCTGATGGGCTTTGACGAGCGTGGCAAGGTTCGCCTGTCGATGAAGGTAGTCGATCAGGCAACCGGCAAGGAAGTTGCCGAGAAGAAGCGCGAAGACGGCGAAGCCGCCGAGTAA
- the truB gene encoding tRNA pseudouridine(55) synthase TruB — MSKPRKPKGRPVSGWLILDKPFDFGSTEAVSKIKWLFKAQKAGHAGTLDPLASGMLPIALGDATKTVPYVMDGRKVYEFTVTWGEERSTDDLEGEAVRTSQSRPDEADIRALLPAYTGTIQQIPPQFSAIKIDGNRAYDLAREGEVIDIPAREVEIHRLTLIGAERDHARFEVECGKGTYVRSLARDMGRDLGCFGHISELRRSFVAPFAEETMVPLATLIALEAIEDQDERLAALDAFLIETGEALSGLPHIAISEDQAHRLKMGNPILLRGRDAPLPAPEAYATARGRLIAIGEIAEGEFRPRRVFG; from the coding sequence ATGTCCAAACCCCGCAAACCCAAGGGCCGCCCGGTTTCCGGCTGGCTGATCCTCGACAAGCCCTTCGATTTCGGCTCGACCGAGGCCGTGTCGAAGATCAAGTGGCTGTTCAAGGCGCAGAAGGCCGGCCATGCCGGCACGCTCGATCCGCTTGCCTCCGGCATGCTGCCGATTGCGCTCGGGGACGCCACCAAGACCGTTCCCTACGTGATGGATGGCCGCAAGGTTTACGAATTCACCGTCACCTGGGGCGAGGAGCGCTCGACCGACGATCTCGAGGGCGAGGCCGTCAGGACATCGCAAAGCCGCCCCGACGAGGCGGATATCCGCGCCCTGCTGCCCGCCTATACCGGCACCATCCAGCAGATCCCGCCGCAATTTTCGGCCATCAAGATCGACGGCAACCGCGCCTATGATCTCGCGCGGGAAGGCGAAGTGATCGACATCCCGGCCCGCGAGGTGGAAATCCACCGGCTGACGCTGATCGGCGCGGAGCGTGATCACGCCCGCTTCGAGGTGGAATGCGGCAAGGGCACCTATGTCCGCTCGCTTGCCCGCGACATGGGCCGCGATCTCGGCTGTTTCGGCCATATATCCGAACTCCGCCGGTCCTTCGTCGCGCCCTTCGCCGAAGAGACGATGGTGCCGCTTGCCACCCTCATTGCGCTTGAGGCCATCGAAGATCAGGACGAGCGGCTGGCCGCCCTCGACGCCTTTCTGATCGAGACCGGCGAGGCACTGTCCGGCCTGCCGCATATCGCCATCAGCGAAGATCAGGCTCACCGGCTGAAGATGGGCAATCCGATCCTGCTTCGCGGCCGCGACGCACCGCTGCCCGCTCCCGAAGCCTATGCCACCGCGCGCGGTCGGCTGATTGCCATCGGCGAGATCGCCGAAGGCGAATTCCGCCCGCGCCGGGTATTCGGCTGA
- the rbfA gene encoding 30S ribosome-binding factor RbfA gives MSKPTSSAPSQRMLRVGEQVRSALTKVLQRGDVQDPVIEKTVISISEVRMSTDLRIATAFISPVGVSDHQTVIKALARNAKYLRGRIGPELRQLKYMPELRFRDDTSFDNYSKIDALLRSPGVARDLDRLQDDEGDA, from the coding sequence ATGAGCAAGCCAACTTCCTCCGCCCCTTCCCAGCGCATGCTGCGTGTTGGCGAACAGGTCCGCAGTGCCCTGACCAAGGTACTGCAGCGCGGTGACGTGCAGGATCCGGTCATCGAGAAGACCGTGATCTCGATTTCCGAAGTCCGGATGTCGACGGATCTGCGGATCGCTACCGCCTTCATCTCCCCCGTCGGGGTTTCCGACCACCAGACGGTGATCAAGGCGCTGGCCCGCAATGCCAAATATCTGCGCGGACGGATCGGGCCGGAACTGCGCCAGCTCAAATACATGCCGGAACTGCGATTCCGCGACGATACCAGCTTCGACAACTATTCGAAGATCGACGCGCTGCTGCGCTCGCCCGGGGTCGCCCGCGATCTCGACCGGCTGCAGGACGACGAGGGTGACGCCTGA
- a CDS encoding alpha/beta hydrolase, whose protein sequence is MLKRIFAGLLLIAGLTAVAHADDRWKSLPELPPMPKADASGLAEVNGIKMYYATFGKGDPVLLIHGGLGFSDVWASQVKDLARDHLVIVADSRGHGRSTRTTEPFGYDLMTSDYVALLDFLKVGKVTLVGWSDGGIIGIDMAMKNPDHLTRVIAQAANVTVDGVKGDVMQNKTFSDYITRAGDYYRKLSPTPNEYDAFVTQISGMWMSQPAWTPGMLGKIAVPVTVVIGDHDEAVKRDHTEEMARDIPGAKLVILKDASHFAMLQDPDGYNAMIRDAMAGK, encoded by the coding sequence ATGCTGAAACGGATTTTTGCCGGGTTGCTGCTGATCGCCGGATTGACGGCAGTTGCGCATGCCGACGACCGCTGGAAGAGCCTGCCCGAGTTACCGCCAATGCCGAAGGCGGATGCCTCGGGGCTGGCCGAGGTGAATGGCATCAAGATGTATTATGCCACCTTCGGCAAGGGCGATCCGGTGCTGCTGATCCATGGCGGGCTTGGCTTTTCCGATGTCTGGGCGAGCCAGGTCAAGGATCTCGCCCGCGACCATCTGGTCATCGTTGCCGACAGCCGCGGCCATGGCCGTTCCACCCGCACCACCGAGCCATTCGGCTATGACCTGATGACCTCCGATTACGTGGCGCTTCTGGATTTCCTGAAGGTCGGCAAGGTGACGCTGGTCGGCTGGTCTGATGGCGGCATCATCGGCATCGACATGGCGATGAAGAACCCCGATCACCTGACCCGGGTGATCGCCCAGGCCGCCAATGTCACGGTCGACGGGGTGAAGGGCGACGTGATGCAGAACAAGACCTTTTCCGACTACATCACCAGGGCCGGCGACTATTACAGGAAGCTGTCGCCGACGCCCAACGAATATGACGCCTTCGTCACCCAGATCTCCGGCATGTGGATGAGCCAGCCCGCCTGGACGCCCGGGATGCTCGGCAAGATCGCCGTGCCGGTTACCGTCGTCATCGGCGACCACGACGAGGCGGTGAAGCGCGATCATACGGAAGAGATGGCCCGGGACATTCCCGGCGCAAAGCTGGTGATCCTGAAGGATGCCAGCCACTTCGCCATGCTGCAGGATCCCGATGGCTACAATGCGATGATCCGCGACGCGATGGCTGGCAAATAG
- a CDS encoding RNA-binding protein, whose product MNGRTCIVTRESGTAEDLIRFVAGPDGIVVPDLKRQLPGRGCWIGIERQRIEKAVAKNIFARALKAPVKPPADLADQIDRLLASQLAGMMNLGRKAGQFISGTMKVDAAVRSGAALAVFHSRDAAPDGIRKIDQARKAWHLGMETEAEIPAFHLFGDAEMEDLMGQNAFIHAAALAGQAGEGVVKRANLLERYRYGGQSRAKAGAGRQGQ is encoded by the coding sequence ATGAACGGGCGGACCTGCATCGTCACCCGGGAAAGCGGCACGGCCGAAGACCTCATCCGCTTCGTCGCCGGGCCCGACGGGATCGTCGTTCCCGACCTGAAGCGCCAGCTCCCCGGACGGGGGTGCTGGATCGGCATCGAGCGCCAGCGCATTGAAAAAGCGGTGGCGAAGAATATTTTTGCAAGGGCGCTGAAGGCGCCGGTCAAGCCGCCGGCAGATCTTGCCGACCAGATCGACCGGCTGCTGGCAAGCCAGCTTGCGGGCATGATGAATCTCGGTCGCAAGGCCGGCCAGTTCATCAGCGGCACGATGAAGGTGGATGCGGCGGTCCGCAGCGGAGCGGCACTTGCCGTGTTCCATTCTCGCGACGCCGCGCCTGACGGCATACGCAAGATCGACCAGGCCCGCAAAGCCTGGCATCTCGGCATGGAAACCGAGGCGGAAATACCGGCGTTCCATCTGTTTGGCGACGCCGAAATGGAAGATCTGATGGGCCAGAATGCTTTTATCCATGCCGCAGCGCTTGCAGGGCAGGCGGGTGAAGGTGTAGTGAAGCGCGCAAACCTGCTCGAACGGTACCGCTACGGCGGCCAGTCGCGGGCAAAGGCTGGCGCTGGCCGGCAAGGACAATGA